A window of Haloarchaeobius litoreus contains these coding sequences:
- a CDS encoding glucose-6-phosphate isomerase: protein MNVDIGNALSAEASPGISRENLDRLNEQVAAAHERIEQGITDREHGYAALALPETVDTDAIEAAVEPFSDSEAVLTVGIGGSALGAATIADALESDVEAHFLDNVDPEQVAGLLADLPLESTTVNVVSRSGTTAETLANFLVVRDAMEEAGVDWTDRTFVTTGESGPLRELADRHDLPSLPVPDGVPGRFAALSTVGLACAAIQGHDLDALVAGAAAQKEQLSDSLFESPAYAYGAICYALDVRGASVNAMLPYAESLETFAEWFAQLWAESLGKDGLGQTPARALGATDQHSQLQLYRAGPRDKMVTFVRPREREDRAIPETEFEALSYLGGTGLGDLLDAEFEATEASLAAAGRPNVRVEIDRVDEHGLGELLYAMEAACVLAGELYGVDTFVQPAVEWGKNAARGLLGGGDFPEADAVEEKRTLRIE, encoded by the coding sequence ATGAACGTGGACATCGGCAACGCGCTCTCCGCGGAGGCGTCGCCCGGAATCTCGCGGGAGAACCTGGACAGACTGAACGAGCAGGTCGCGGCGGCACACGAGCGAATCGAGCAGGGCATCACGGACCGGGAGCACGGATACGCGGCGCTCGCGCTGCCGGAGACGGTCGACACGGACGCCATCGAGGCGGCGGTCGAGCCGTTTTCCGACAGCGAGGCGGTCCTGACGGTCGGTATCGGCGGGAGCGCGCTTGGCGCGGCGACCATCGCGGACGCGCTGGAGTCCGACGTCGAGGCGCACTTCCTCGACAACGTCGACCCGGAGCAGGTCGCGGGGCTGCTCGCCGACCTCCCGCTCGAATCGACGACGGTGAACGTGGTGTCGCGGTCGGGGACGACGGCGGAGACGCTGGCGAACTTCCTCGTCGTGCGCGATGCGATGGAGGAGGCGGGCGTCGACTGGACCGACCGGACGTTCGTCACGACCGGCGAGTCGGGGCCGCTCCGGGAGCTGGCCGACCGGCACGACCTGCCGTCGCTGCCGGTGCCAGACGGCGTCCCGGGACGGTTCGCGGCGCTCTCGACGGTCGGGCTGGCGTGTGCGGCCATCCAGGGCCACGACCTCGACGCGCTCGTCGCGGGGGCGGCCGCGCAGAAGGAGCAGCTCTCGGACTCGCTGTTCGAATCCCCCGCCTACGCCTACGGTGCCATCTGCTACGCGCTGGACGTGCGGGGCGCGAGCGTGAACGCGATGCTCCCCTACGCGGAGTCGCTGGAGACGTTCGCGGAGTGGTTCGCACAGCTCTGGGCGGAGAGTCTGGGCAAGGACGGGCTCGGCCAGACGCCGGCACGGGCACTCGGTGCGACCGACCAGCACTCCCAGCTCCAGCTCTACCGGGCCGGCCCCCGGGACAAGATGGTGACGTTCGTCCGGCCGCGCGAGCGCGAGGACCGGGCTATCCCCGAGACGGAGTTCGAGGCGCTGTCGTACCTCGGCGGGACGGGGCTGGGCGACCTGCTCGACGCCGAGTTCGAGGCCACGGAGGCGAGCCTCGCGGCGGCGGGCCGCCCGAACGTCCGGGTCGAGATCGACCGCGTGGACGAGCACGGGCTCGGCGAGCTGCTGTACGCGATGGAGGCAGCCTGCGTGCTCGCCGGCGAGCTGTACGGCGTCGACACGTTCGTCCAGCCAGCCGTCGAGTGGGGGAAGAACGCGGCCCGTGGCCTGCTCGGCGGCGGCGATTTCCCCGAGGCCGACGCGGTCGAGGAGAAGCGCACGCTCCGTATCGAGTAG
- a CDS encoding pyruvoyl-dependent arginine decarboxylase, with translation MEPIRIVWGHATGPTEMAAYDAALAAAGVENYNLVAVSSVIPADATVELAGTAPDLGPVGNRLTVVEACATATEPGHVSAGLAWATSPDGGLFYEAAGPTDEADISERVRRGLAAGESLRDWDFGDPHVRVESASVEPGTYTTTVVLAVYGESEPIL, from the coding sequence ATGGAGCCCATCCGCATCGTCTGGGGCCACGCCACCGGCCCGACCGAGATGGCCGCCTATGACGCGGCCCTCGCGGCGGCCGGCGTCGAGAACTACAACCTCGTCGCCGTCTCGTCGGTCATCCCGGCCGACGCGACCGTCGAGCTCGCCGGCACTGCCCCCGACCTCGGTCCCGTCGGGAACCGCCTCACGGTGGTCGAAGCCTGTGCCACGGCGACCGAGCCCGGCCACGTCTCGGCAGGGCTCGCCTGGGCTACCTCGCCCGACGGCGGGCTGTTCTACGAGGCGGCCGGCCCGACCGACGAGGCCGACATCTCCGAGCGCGTGCGGCGTGGATTGGCGGCAGGAGAATCGCTGCGTGACTGGGATTTCGGCGACCCGCACGTTCGGGTGGAGAGTGCGTCGGTGGAGCCCGGGACCTACACGACCACGGTGGTACTGGCGGTGTACGGCGAGTCCGAGCCGATTCTGTGA
- the pan2 gene encoding proteasome-activating nucleotidase Pan2, producing MSRSPSLPDRPRLDLDPDMSEEERLSALREHFTDVTEVHDKLSSQLEAAHERRDELKEEVDQTERENEALKTSSLYIATVEEIDEEAQEAVVKQHGNNQEVLTDVSRRMSEELQAGDRVAVNDSFSVQTILASETDARAQAMEVDESPAVEYADIGGIDEQVREVREAVEEPLINPEKFDTVGIDPPSGVLLYGPPGTGKTMLAKAVANETDATFIKMAGSELVRKFIGEGSRLVRDLFELASEREPAIIFIDEIDAIAATRTESKTSGDAEVQRTMMQLLSEMDGFEARGNIRIIAATNRFDMLDRAILRPGRFDRLIEVPEPDAEGRERIFEIHTEQMNVADDVTFADLAEETAGYSGAEIASVATEAGMFAIRDGRTEVRKTDFVEALEKIEADDGGEFVPSAGHATYHY from the coding sequence ATGTCCCGGAGTCCTTCGCTGCCCGACCGTCCGCGGTTAGACCTCGACCCGGACATGTCGGAGGAAGAGCGGCTCTCGGCGTTGCGCGAGCACTTCACCGACGTCACAGAGGTGCACGACAAGCTCTCCAGCCAGCTGGAGGCCGCCCACGAGCGCCGCGACGAGCTGAAAGAAGAGGTCGACCAGACGGAGCGGGAGAACGAGGCGCTGAAGACGTCCTCGCTCTACATCGCGACCGTCGAGGAGATCGACGAGGAGGCACAGGAGGCGGTCGTCAAGCAGCACGGCAACAACCAGGAGGTGCTCACCGACGTCTCACGTCGGATGAGCGAGGAGCTGCAGGCGGGCGACCGCGTCGCGGTCAACGACTCGTTCTCGGTCCAGACCATCCTGGCGAGCGAGACCGACGCCCGCGCGCAGGCGATGGAGGTCGACGAGAGCCCCGCGGTCGAGTACGCCGACATCGGCGGCATCGACGAGCAGGTCCGCGAGGTCCGCGAGGCCGTCGAGGAGCCGCTCATCAACCCCGAGAAGTTCGACACGGTCGGCATCGACCCGCCGTCGGGCGTGCTGCTGTACGGCCCGCCGGGGACGGGGAAGACGATGCTGGCGAAGGCCGTCGCGAACGAGACCGACGCCACCTTCATCAAGATGGCCGGCTCAGAGCTGGTCCGCAAGTTCATCGGCGAGGGCTCCCGGCTGGTGCGTGACCTGTTCGAGCTCGCCTCGGAGCGCGAGCCCGCTATCATCTTCATCGACGAGATCGACGCCATCGCGGCGACGCGCACGGAGTCCAAGACCTCGGGCGACGCGGAGGTCCAGCGTACGATGATGCAGCTGCTCTCCGAGATGGACGGCTTCGAGGCCCGGGGGAACATCCGCATCATCGCCGCGACGAACCGCTTCGACATGCTCGACCGCGCCATCCTCCGCCCCGGCCGGTTCGACCGTCTCATCGAGGTGCCCGAGCCCGACGCGGAGGGCCGCGAGCGCATCTTCGAGATCCACACCGAGCAGATGAACGTCGCCGACGACGTGACCTTCGCCGACCTCGCCGAGGAGACGGCGGGCTACTCCGGCGCGGAGATCGCGAGCGTCGCCACCGAGGCCGGCATGTTCGCCATCCGCGACGGCCGCACCGAGGTCCGCAAGACCGACTTCGTCGAGGCACTGGAGAAGATCGAGGCCGACGACGGCGGCGAGTTCGTCCCCTCGGCCGGCCACGCGACGTACCACTACTGA
- the ahbB gene encoding siroheme decarboxylase subunit beta yields the protein MNTQSGDWREEVDEVDARLIDGYQSGFPVAERPFRIVGEELGVTESEAFERVKRLSDEGVFRRFGAVLNPPVIGSSTLAAVQAPEDRFDEVSEVINGYQQVNHNYRREHDWNMWFVVTAGSRETRDRILDEIEAETGCEVLNLPMLTDYYIDLEFPVVNADRFARESVESTEVSATRISENATGDLSRFDAELLLAIQSGFPLSETPYRDIAAEIAPELDEDVTVEMVLAGVERLRDGGCIKRVGCIVNHVVTGFSNNCMVVWDVPDDELDERGLAVGELPYVTLCYHRPRRPEQDWPYNLFTMIHGRDPDAVDEKVDELATEYLPVDHERLYSTETLKQTGAQYEELVGE from the coding sequence ATGAACACGCAGTCGGGCGACTGGCGCGAGGAGGTAGACGAGGTCGACGCCCGCCTCATCGACGGCTACCAGTCGGGCTTCCCGGTGGCCGAGCGCCCGTTCCGCATCGTCGGGGAGGAGCTGGGTGTCACGGAGTCCGAGGCGTTCGAGCGCGTCAAGCGGCTCAGCGACGAGGGCGTCTTCCGGCGTTTCGGGGCCGTCCTCAACCCGCCGGTCATCGGCTCCTCGACGCTCGCGGCGGTGCAGGCCCCGGAGGACCGGTTCGACGAGGTTTCCGAGGTCATCAACGGCTACCAGCAGGTGAACCACAACTACCGGCGCGAGCACGACTGGAACATGTGGTTCGTCGTCACCGCCGGGTCCAGAGAGACGCGGGACCGCATCCTCGACGAGATCGAGGCGGAGACGGGCTGTGAAGTCCTCAACCTCCCGATGCTGACGGACTACTACATCGACCTGGAGTTCCCGGTCGTCAACGCCGACCGGTTCGCACGGGAGTCGGTCGAGTCCACCGAGGTCTCCGCGACGCGCATCTCCGAGAACGCGACGGGCGACCTCTCGCGGTTCGACGCCGAGCTCCTGCTCGCCATCCAGTCGGGCTTCCCGCTCTCGGAGACGCCGTACCGCGACATCGCCGCCGAGATAGCCCCGGAACTGGACGAGGACGTCACCGTCGAGATGGTGTTAGCGGGCGTCGAACGGCTCCGCGACGGCGGCTGCATCAAGCGCGTCGGTTGCATCGTTAACCACGTCGTCACCGGCTTCTCGAACAACTGCATGGTCGTCTGGGACGTGCCCGACGACGAGCTCGACGAGCGCGGGCTGGCGGTGGGCGAGCTTCCGTACGTCACCCTCTGCTACCACCGCCCGCGCCGGCCCGAGCAGGACTGGCCGTACAACCTCTTCACCATGATTCACGGCCGCGATCCCGACGCGGTCGACGAGAAGGTCGACGAGCTCGCCACGGAGTACCTTCCGGTCGACCACGAACGACTCTACTCGACGGAGACGCTCAAGCAGACGGGGGCACAGTACGAGGAACTCGTCGGGGAGTAG
- a CDS encoding anthranilate phosphoribosyltransferase, whose translation MAQATREYGEWPLKRLMTEVVGSGHKSAEDMDRAQAREAFQRILGGEPDPTTLGAFWLANRWKRNNPEELAAYTDVMREESVVTAEPDCDPVDCGANYDGKGRTAILGVGAGIVAAAAGTPVVAHSGDRVPTQKQDAYKHVLDALGVRTELSPDESADMVDDTGFGFYYQPAFNPGIDELFERRDQMGVRTFVNTIETFANPANADVHLGSFYHLAFAKKTCNTFAASEELDVGKVVMFQGMEGYDDIRPGYTKVAEWRASEDELTDYEIETAEFGMDFEEADLGVDDVAADSAAITEAVLSGVRDDQFADAIALNAAFRMYARDDVDSLDEGLELARETIASGDAAAVLEDLRAF comes from the coding sequence ATGGCACAAGCGACCCGCGAGTACGGCGAATGGCCCCTGAAGCGGCTGATGACGGAGGTCGTCGGCTCCGGCCACAAGTCCGCGGAGGACATGGACCGGGCGCAGGCCCGCGAGGCGTTCCAGCGCATCCTCGGCGGCGAGCCCGACCCGACGACACTCGGGGCGTTCTGGCTGGCGAACCGCTGGAAGCGCAACAACCCCGAGGAGCTGGCTGCCTACACGGACGTGATGCGCGAGGAGAGCGTCGTCACGGCCGAGCCGGACTGCGACCCCGTCGACTGCGGCGCGAACTACGACGGCAAGGGCCGGACGGCCATCCTCGGCGTCGGCGCGGGCATCGTCGCCGCCGCCGCGGGCACACCCGTCGTCGCCCACAGCGGCGACCGCGTCCCGACGCAGAAGCAGGACGCCTACAAGCACGTGCTCGACGCGCTCGGCGTCCGGACCGAACTGTCCCCGGATGAGAGCGCCGACATGGTGGACGACACCGGCTTCGGCTTCTACTACCAGCCAGCGTTCAACCCCGGCATCGACGAGCTGTTCGAGCGCCGCGACCAGATGGGCGTCCGGACGTTCGTCAACACCATCGAGACGTTCGCCAACCCCGCCAACGCCGACGTCCACCTCGGCTCGTTCTACCACCTCGCGTTCGCGAAGAAGACCTGCAACACGTTCGCCGCGAGCGAGGAACTCGATGTCGGCAAGGTCGTCATGTTCCAGGGCATGGAGGGCTACGACGACATCCGACCCGGCTACACGAAGGTAGCCGAGTGGAGAGCAAGCGAGGACGAGCTCACGGACTACGAGATCGAGACCGCCGAGTTCGGCATGGACTTCGAGGAGGCCGACCTCGGCGTCGACGACGTGGCCGCGGACTCCGCCGCCATCACCGAGGCCGTCCTCTCGGGCGTCCGCGACGACCAGTTCGCCGACGCCATCGCGCTCAACGCCGCGTTCCGGATGTACGCCCGCGACGACGTCGACTCGCTGGACGAGGGGCTGGAACTCGCCCGCGAGACCATCGCGTCGGGCGACGCCGCCGCGGTGCTCGAGGATCTGCGCGCGTTCTGA
- a CDS encoding class I SAM-dependent methyltransferase — protein MSDDPAAWWDEAYERDAAPWDTGEPQPALAGVADRPERWRVLDPGCGTGTHAVHFASQGHDVVGVDVSENAVERARSKADEHGVAATFHVDDVRELDAVAGPFDAVVDSGMFHVYAGADRERYVDALADVVAEAGRVFLVAFGADAPADDGPTPVSHDDVRAAFADGWTVREVRDTRFETRHGAVPGTYAVVERTRENSAAE, from the coding sequence ATGTCCGACGACCCTGCTGCCTGGTGGGACGAGGCGTACGAGCGCGACGCGGCTCCGTGGGACACCGGCGAACCACAACCGGCACTCGCGGGCGTCGCCGACCGCCCGGAGCGATGGCGCGTGCTCGACCCCGGCTGCGGCACCGGCACGCACGCCGTCCACTTCGCGAGCCAGGGCCACGACGTGGTCGGGGTCGACGTCTCCGAGAACGCCGTCGAGCGGGCCCGGTCGAAGGCCGACGAGCACGGCGTCGCGGCGACGTTCCACGTCGACGACGTGCGCGAGCTCGACGCCGTCGCCGGTCCGTTCGACGCGGTCGTCGACAGCGGGATGTTCCACGTCTACGCCGGTGCGGACCGCGAGCGGTACGTCGATGCGCTGGCCGACGTGGTCGCCGAGGCCGGCCGGGTCTTCCTCGTGGCCTTCGGAGCCGACGCGCCGGCAGACGACGGGCCGACGCCGGTCTCGCACGACGACGTGCGGGCAGCGTTCGCCGACGGCTGGACGGTCCGCGAGGTACGCGACACGCGGTTCGAGACGCGACACGGCGCAGTCCCCGGGACGTACGCCGTCGTCGAACGGACGCGTGAGAACAGCGCGGCGGAGTGA
- a CDS encoding cytidine deaminase, which yields MDARPLYAADHELVDAATETLAARFDPDRHRVASALRAADGTVYTAVNLKSTVDQATVHCEPVTLENALADGHESFDCSVAVRFRDDDAANEAVVISACGVCRELLYDYDPSLDVIVRLDGELRKVALSELLPARA from the coding sequence ATGGACGCCCGACCCCTGTACGCCGCCGACCACGAGCTCGTCGACGCCGCAACCGAGACGCTGGCAGCCAGATTCGACCCGGACCGCCACCGCGTCGCCTCCGCGCTCCGGGCCGCGGACGGCACCGTCTACACCGCCGTGAACCTGAAGTCGACCGTCGACCAGGCGACGGTCCACTGCGAGCCGGTCACCCTCGAGAACGCACTCGCCGACGGCCACGAGTCGTTCGACTGCTCGGTCGCGGTGCGGTTCCGGGACGACGACGCCGCGAACGAGGCGGTCGTCATCTCGGCCTGCGGCGTCTGCCGGGAGCTGCTGTACGACTACGACCCGTCGCTCGACGTCATCGTGAGACTCGACGGCGAGCTGCGGAAGGTCGCGCTCTCGGAGCTGCTGCCGGCGCGGGCCTGA
- a CDS encoding succinylglutamate desuccinylase/aspartoacylase family protein has translation MTRSARHRRERVTLARLPSGVEVTTTVHSYEGPEDGPTVYVQAAQHGREINGTEVLRRLHDELPTTDLAGKLVAVPVANPLTFDRVSYTTPEVLDSVNPNMNRVWPGESDGSLHQRMAATLWTYAGDADAIVDLHTGSPSMLTHTVFTQGDDHSRELAEAFGTDMLLAEPSGGDAPEAWHRRGFDGKLRVAASAEGIPAITPELAHNKQIVEDAVATGVRGVLNVLRHLDVLDGQVIAGEPPRVARNHLGRVDAEESGLFRPNPALELGQLVETGDHLGQVYHPSTYEVLQRVESTRDGICYAITREATVKGGDRLASVAIPVEEE, from the coding sequence ATGACCCGCTCGGCGCGTCACCGACGCGAGCGCGTGACACTCGCCCGACTCCCCTCGGGCGTCGAGGTCACGACCACGGTTCACAGCTACGAGGGCCCGGAGGACGGACCGACGGTGTACGTGCAGGCGGCCCAGCACGGCCGCGAGATAAACGGGACCGAGGTCCTCCGCCGGCTCCACGACGAGCTGCCGACGACCGACCTCGCCGGGAAGCTGGTCGCGGTGCCGGTCGCGAACCCGCTCACGTTCGACCGTGTCTCCTACACCACGCCGGAGGTGCTCGACTCGGTCAACCCGAACATGAACCGCGTCTGGCCCGGCGAGTCGGACGGCAGCCTCCACCAGCGCATGGCGGCGACGCTCTGGACGTACGCCGGCGACGCCGACGCCATCGTCGACCTCCACACGGGGAGCCCGTCGATGCTCACCCACACCGTGTTCACGCAGGGCGACGACCACTCGCGCGAGCTGGCGGAGGCGTTCGGCACCGACATGTTGCTCGCCGAACCCTCGGGCGGGGACGCCCCCGAGGCCTGGCACCGTCGGGGCTTCGACGGCAAGCTCCGTGTCGCCGCCAGCGCGGAGGGCATCCCGGCAATCACACCCGAGCTCGCCCACAACAAGCAGATCGTCGAGGACGCGGTCGCGACGGGCGTCCGGGGCGTGCTGAACGTCCTCCGGCACCTCGACGTCCTCGATGGGCAGGTCATCGCCGGGGAGCCGCCACGTGTCGCCCGGAACCACCTCGGGCGGGTCGACGCCGAGGAGTCGGGGCTGTTCCGGCCGAACCCGGCACTCGAACTCGGACAGCTCGTCGAGACCGGCGACCACCTCGGTCAGGTGTACCACCCCTCGACGTACGAGGTGCTCCAACGCGTCGAGAGCACCCGCGACGGCATCTGCTACGCCATTACCCGCGAGGCGACCGTGAAGGGCGGCGACCGGCTCGCGAGCGTCGCCATCCCCGTCGAGGAGGAGTAG
- a CDS encoding peptidylprolyl isomerase: MSKTATIRTNHGDIEVELYDDRAPKTVENFVNLAEHDPAANDDPAVETATWEDPETGETRGDSLYAGVPFHRVIGDFMIQGGDPTGTGRGGPGYEFEDEFHDDLRHDGPGVLSMANSGPNTNGSQFFITLAAQPHLDGKHAVFGKVTDGMDVVEKIGSLPTGPRDQPQEEAVIEGIDVHE, encoded by the coding sequence ATGAGCAAGACCGCAACCATCCGCACGAACCACGGCGACATCGAGGTCGAGCTGTACGACGACCGGGCCCCGAAGACCGTCGAGAACTTCGTCAACCTCGCGGAGCACGACCCGGCCGCGAACGACGACCCAGCAGTCGAGACGGCGACGTGGGAGGACCCCGAGACGGGCGAGACACGCGGCGACTCGCTGTACGCGGGCGTTCCGTTCCACCGCGTCATCGGCGACTTCATGATCCAGGGCGGCGACCCGACCGGCACCGGCCGCGGCGGCCCCGGCTACGAGTTCGAGGACGAGTTCCACGACGACCTCCGCCACGACGGTCCCGGCGTGCTCTCGATGGCGAACTCCGGCCCGAACACCAACGGCAGCCAGTTCTTCATCACGCTCGCCGCACAGCCCCACCTCGACGGCAAGCACGCCGTCTTCGGCAAGGTGACCGACGGCATGGACGTCGTCGAGAAGATCGGCTCGCTCCCGACCGGCCCCCGCGACCAGCCCCAGGAGGAGGCCGTCATCGAGGGCATCGACGTCCACGAGTAA
- a CDS encoding ferredoxin — protein sequence MSDAEDAHTPSEIGESDAPPVEEKPYKIIFEANKCFGAGKCAEVSANWDLDIDTGLARPKTYFFGEDELDHNVRAAEVCPAKKERGIIHVVDRRTDEEIAPDPNGDGTLSVDW from the coding sequence ATGAGCGACGCCGAGGACGCCCACACGCCGAGCGAGATCGGCGAGTCCGACGCCCCACCGGTCGAGGAGAAGCCCTACAAGATAATCTTCGAGGCCAACAAGTGCTTCGGCGCGGGCAAGTGCGCCGAGGTGTCCGCGAACTGGGACCTCGACATCGACACCGGGCTGGCCCGTCCGAAGACCTACTTCTTCGGCGAGGACGAGCTCGACCACAACGTCCGCGCCGCCGAGGTCTGTCCCGCGAAGAAGGAACGCGGCATCATCCACGTCGTCGACCGTCGCACCGACGAGGAGATCGCCCCCGACCCGAACGGCGACGGCACCCTCAGCGTGGACTGGTAA
- a CDS encoding DUF7522 family protein: MTSLVTERQADRIVSACRTTIGDSLRSVTYFTRDDFEQLYLRSDLERDADLTTFVGHEWRGFKTTQAAYQQSELGEYEYTIRVFENGFLVRVTTETEGVFVTTDGLTLSNFDEVEMAVRGVLNADEKAEASE, translated from the coding sequence ATGACCAGCCTGGTGACCGAGCGGCAGGCGGACCGGATCGTATCGGCGTGCCGGACGACCATCGGCGACAGTCTACGGTCAGTGACGTACTTCACCCGCGACGACTTCGAGCAGCTGTACCTGCGGAGCGACCTGGAGCGGGACGCGGACCTGACGACGTTCGTGGGTCACGAGTGGCGGGGGTTCAAGACGACGCAGGCGGCGTACCAGCAGTCCGAGCTGGGGGAGTACGAGTACACCATCCGCGTGTTCGAGAACGGCTTCCTCGTGCGGGTGACGACGGAGACGGAGGGCGTGTTCGTCACGACCGACGGGCTGACGCTGTCGAACTTCGACGAGGTCGAGATGGCGGTCCGGGGTGTGCTGAACGCCGACGAGAAGGCGGAGGCGTCGGAGTAG
- a CDS encoding DoxX family protein: protein MSSQEVRLTSTLGSYTATGKLHSLSVWFILALRLMMGIAFFQSGIDKVLSGSFSASGYLQNAPPANGSPVADLFVTMGETGWFVDFVNIAVPWGEVLIGLGLIVGLLTRLAAFWGAFMMLLFYLGNWDISHGYINGDFAYMLVFLSVAAFGAGRILGLDARVEQYDVGGQPLVEAYPWMRYLLG from the coding sequence ATGTCATCGCAAGAAGTCCGTCTCACGAGCACACTCGGGAGCTACACGGCGACCGGCAAACTGCACTCGCTGAGTGTCTGGTTCATCCTGGCGCTCAGACTGATGATGGGAATCGCGTTCTTCCAGAGCGGCATCGACAAGGTGCTCTCGGGGAGCTTCAGCGCGTCGGGCTACCTACAGAACGCGCCCCCGGCGAACGGGAGTCCCGTGGCGGACCTGTTCGTCACGATGGGCGAGACAGGCTGGTTCGTCGACTTCGTGAACATCGCGGTCCCGTGGGGCGAAGTGCTCATCGGCCTGGGCCTCATCGTTGGCCTCCTGACTCGACTGGCCGCGTTCTGGGGCGCGTTCATGATGCTCCTGTTCTACCTGGGCAACTGGGACATCTCCCACGGCTACATCAACGGTGACTTCGCCTATATGCTCGTGTTCCTCTCCGTCGCCGCCTTCGGGGCGGGGCGCATCCTCGGACTCGACGCAAGGGTCGAACAGTACGACGTCGGCGGGCAGCCGCTCGTCGAGGCCTACCCGTGGATGCGCTACCTGCTCGGCTGA
- a CDS encoding DUF5813 family protein produces the protein MTSESAEHAFERHDAFTREDDGYDLTTTPFDVRATASSTDDDRTAFEVTVRLPTLDAVVADETVPPVVEDGWYETLALRLEDSFDPTKTVDHDEPTVERRGETVVATFSYRSGRVKTCVEDAKVLAEFAEGTYVQGLIPGYDYEEPAGDLLTTATNGGGSGW, from the coding sequence ATGACATCCGAGTCCGCCGAGCACGCCTTCGAGCGCCACGACGCGTTCACGCGGGAGGACGACGGCTACGACCTGACGACGACCCCGTTCGACGTGCGGGCGACCGCGTCGAGCACCGACGACGACCGGACCGCCTTCGAGGTGACCGTGCGGCTGCCGACGCTCGACGCCGTCGTCGCCGACGAGACGGTCCCACCGGTCGTCGAGGACGGCTGGTACGAGACGCTGGCGCTCCGCCTGGAAGACTCGTTCGACCCGACGAAGACCGTCGACCACGACGAGCCGACGGTCGAGCGCCGCGGCGAGACGGTCGTCGCGACGTTCAGCTACCGCTCCGGACGGGTGAAGACCTGTGTGGAGGACGCGAAGGTCCTCGCCGAGTTCGCGGAGGGAACGTACGTACAGGGGCTGATTCCGGGCTACGACTACGAAGAACCGGCCGGCGACCTGCTCACGACCGCGACGAACGGCGGGGGCAGTGGGTGGTGA
- a CDS encoding Lrp/AsnC family transcriptional regulator — protein sequence MVTAYIMIKANTGEADRLKESIEASEGVEHAYIVAGDVDIIAKVTVDSPGAVKDIAASKIQSIRGVEDTQTYIAMD from the coding sequence GTGGTCACAGCGTACATCATGATCAAGGCGAACACGGGCGAGGCGGACAGACTGAAGGAGAGCATCGAGGCGAGCGAGGGCGTCGAACACGCATACATCGTCGCCGGCGACGTCGACATCATCGCGAAGGTGACCGTCGACTCCCCGGGCGCGGTCAAGGACATCGCGGCCTCGAAGATACAGAGTATTCGCGGCGTCGAGGACACACAGACCTACATCGCGATGGACTGA
- a CDS encoding potassium channel family protein gives MRFVIIGAGRVGLRTARVLRDEGHDVTLVERDERKIKRAREQDFDVVEGDGSREDVLEEAGIAEADAVGALTGDLNTNFAACMIADHNGARTIMRIDEDYREDIYRKYADAVDEIVYPERLGAIGAKNALLGGDIHAIADIAQNLQLVELTATEESPMRGYSLSEVELPADATVIAFGKAEGSLMIPDPDESLELGDRVVVLADFDVLADVRRLIVGDASRAAPAGGV, from the coding sequence ATGCGGTTCGTTATCATTGGCGCTGGTCGAGTTGGACTGCGCACGGCGCGCGTGCTCAGAGACGAGGGGCACGACGTCACGCTCGTCGAGCGCGACGAACGGAAGATCAAGCGTGCACGCGAACAGGATTTCGATGTCGTCGAAGGGGACGGCTCCCGCGAGGACGTTCTGGAGGAGGCAGGTATCGCCGAGGCCGACGCCGTCGGTGCGCTGACGGGGGACCTGAACACGAACTTCGCGGCCTGCATGATCGCCGACCACAACGGCGCACGCACCATCATGCGCATCGACGAGGACTACCGCGAGGACATCTACCGGAAGTACGCCGACGCGGTCGACGAGATCGTCTACCCGGAGCGGCTGGGCGCCATCGGCGCGAAGAACGCACTGCTCGGTGGCGACATCCACGCCATCGCAGACATCGCACAGAACCTCCAGCTCGTCGAGCTCACCGCGACCGAGGAGTCGCCGATGCGGGGCTACTCGCTCTCGGAGGTCGAGCTCCCGGCTGACGCGACCGTCATCGCGTTCGGGAAGGCCGAGGGCTCGCTCATGATCCCGGACCCCGACGAGTCGCTCGAGCTCGGTGACCGTGTGGTCGTGCTCGCGGACTTCGACGTGCTCGCCGACGTGCGCCGGCTCATCGTCGGCGACGCCAGCCGGGCGGCACCCGCGGGAGGTGTCTGA